ATCCCAGTGGCGCAAAGCCACTTCCAGTCCAGTTCACACAGCCGGAGAGAACGGCAGCAGTCGGATGTGAGGTTAGGAATCAGGATTGGAGCAGAtggggcggcagcagcagcgggAATTAAGGTTCTCTTGTTCCTTTGAACTACTCCAAGCTGAAAggaaagcaggggagagaagcgaACAGAGCAACCTCCAGACACGGTAGGGCAGGCAGGGCTCTGAAACAAACCAAGTGGGAGGGGGTGTCCTTTCACCAGCGGCCGGGGGTAGCCAGAAGGTGGACCATGGCTCAGCCACATCTATTCTCCTCTTTCTGATTGTGCAGCACAAGAAGACCACAAGTCCCAGAATGCAATGCTCTGCCTTGCTTTGAGCAACCCAGTTATGTTGCATAGTGGACCCTGTAGTCTCTATGGGCCATATATCTCTGTTAAGGATGAAGCAGCTTCAGGTTCCCAAGAGGAGGCCAACAACATCCCAGTGACTGATCAATGTAACCCCTCAGAGATGTGCTTCCCCAATCCCATAAATAAATGGGGCTGTTCCAGGCTGACACTCTCCCAGCCCAGTGGACACAGACCGTCCCTTAGGGATAGGTATTAGACCACAATGTTGTGCCCTTCATGTGGATACAATGCCACACTGGAGCCTTTGCTCCACTTCATTCCAGGCCGCGTCTGAGAGCACTTCTGCCTGGGACGGGGCTATTAATGAACACAGAGGCAAGGGGGCAGCCAGTATTGCATGGAGACAAGAAAACCAGTGCAGACAATACCCCAAAACAGACCCACAGTCAGGGAGCACCAGGCAAAATTGCAGGGTTCCCCCAATAAAGACCAGAGGTGTGCAGCCCACAATCGATGAACTCGGCAGCATCTTTCTCCTTCCCCTACCCACCCACCCTGAAACCACCTGCCTCGGGCTTATTTGTAGAACTTGATTTCTGTGTCCACACAGTCAAACAAGAGGTCAGCGAGCTCCTCTGGGTCAAGGGTGATACCACCGGCCAGCACTTCCTTCATGgcctccaggccctgcctctCCAGATCCTGCATGGTCTGCTGGAGCTTCTGGCCCTGCTCCTGTGGGACAGGGTCAGTGGAGAAGAGAGATGTAGAGACACACACAGCCTAAGCCACTCCTTATGAGGATGGTGTAGATCTGGAGTGAGTCCAGAGTCTAGTTCCATCCTTTCCACCTCCCAGAAACACCCCGCTGATCTCAGACAGCCCGATCCCAATCCTCCCACTGTACtgctggcagctctgcagctggctcCCAAGAGAGAACCCCAGAGCCCCTGGGAAAGCTTCCAAAGCTGGGGTGATGGGGAGTTTAGTGCCAGGCGAGGCCATCAGGAGCCTTGCTCAGCATTTGAGGGAAGCAGAACCCCAGGGTACAAGCCCAGGGCATTCAGTTACCTGGCTAGTCTCCATGAGATCCAGTGCTGCCTGATGTGCCTGGTACAGTTCATGTCTCCGATCAACTCTGCTCTGGAATCGAGGTACCTTCTGCACGGGGTCCTTGTCACCAAAGCTCGGAGACATCACCTTTAGGACCGGAGTCACGTTGGCGACGAAGATGAAGGGCTTGAATACAGACCTGCCCGGGCAGGAAAGGGGGACAGAGGCTGTTAGGGGTGTCTCTACAGCCCCACAACATCCTTGCTGAGACGTTCCACGGCAAAGTGGGTTTCGGCGAGAGGATCTGCCTCCTGAGCAGCTCATGCCCACAGGGGAAGCAAACAGCGGACGATAGCACTTCCAGGGTTCGAACCAAACGCCTGCTCTGCAGCTGAGCGGGGGCACCCCAGGCACCGACCCGGCAGAGGGGCAGTGGGGCCAGATGCTATTAGGGCAGTGAAGGTGACTCAGCTGGGACGCTGTCGAGTTCCCCATTTAAGCCTCGatccctgagctcccagcagctTCCCGTGGTTTGAGccctcaggctggagccctggatTCTCACTGAACCAATCCCAGGTCAGTCTCCACTCGGGATCCCCCTCGGACATCTGGAACGGGCGCTCAACAGCTGGTTCTACTGCTGCTGGGCAAAGGGCTAAACAGGACGGAAGGGCTCCTGGTTCAAAGGTTCTTGTGACGTTAATGTGCAAGcaaagggcccgatcctgccatGGGCCAAGCGTCCTAAGGGAAGTTGCTGGTGGTTGAGGCCCGTCAGCACCTTAGACACAACAGACCTGTTTAATTTTCACACACAGTCTACTCCCAGCCTCCTCTGACAGCCTGGAGCCAGGGGTTTTCCAAACACAGCAGGCCCCACTGACCTGGAGGGGTCAGGCGTGGCTGTGAAGAAATGCACGCAGGGCaaggcggggtcctgggggaggATGGACACCATGCTCCCCGTGGTGCGGAAGCCCTCCGAGTCCACGCAGATCCCACTGGCCTTGTCTCGCAGGATGTCCATGATGGTCTCCGCCGAGATGCGGCCTAGCAGCACCAGGGGGAAAGAGCTGGAAGATCAGTGGGTACGTAACCCTGGTAGAGGGGCTGGTTCATGCTCTCCATTGACCAGCAGCAGGTTAGGTCACCATACTTGTGGCCAGTGAGATGAGACCAAGTGGTTGCTGGATGACCCAGAGAGACACCTCTCCTGAGTGCTAggtgctgctcctgccagccaACTGCTCCCATCCCATTGGCCAGGGAGACACTGAACAGCCAGGAGACTGGCTTTGATCCTTCACGTGGATGATAACTGGATGAGGCACCACATGGGCacagccccatccccccacccacctgcgtgctgctgcagcagctccttgccagcACAGTACCGGGCTTTGGCCGCCTCCATCCGCacgggctggtgggtcagagagAAGACCTTGGTGAAGTTGAACTCCCCGTCCCCGCTccaccagccctggctctgggcgtGGCGTCTCAGCCCCATGTGCTCGGCGGTGATATCTGTGCCGATGCTGAGCTGGTTAGAGATATTCCGGGTCCCTTCTGCAACAAGACATGGCTTTGGTTAAAAGGGATTGTACCGGTGGGAATGTAGCCATGAgggctgccagcctgggcccttCCCAAGACCTGACACCTCTATCCACCAATACAACCCAGGCAGGAGTAAGGTAAGTGTCCGGGAAACCGCCTGACCCAGAGAGAAACACCTCTCTAGGAGTGAGAACAAGAGTCGAATCGCCGTGGCCTGCTCAATCCTTGGCCTTTTTGCTGGCATCACAAAcgagggggttgggggtggctgTGATGTGAACTggggctgagacccaccaaactcgtCACACCGGCCGCCAAAGAGGGGAACAAAGTTTGGTAagcagcagcctcagctggaCTAGAACTGGTCTGCAACAGATGAAAGCGTCCACATTTATCTCAGCTGTCCAGTCCCCTACATCCCAGAGCAGCTCCCAGTAGGACCTTTTCATCCATCCCTGTGCAGACAACATCCCTGCTGAGACTGGACTAGCAGCTCCtacacagcacctcctgctaggACAAGCTGGGACTGCAGAAACAGAACTCCCCACTTCCAGTATATCCAAGACTTCTGCCTCCTCAGGTATTCACACCACTCACCTCGGATCCTCTGGGCTGCCCAGTACCGGCCTGCAGTCTCCAGCACCCAGGCTTCAGTCCGGTCCGCCAGCAGGAAGgtgttgtgataaatgaaaggggtCGGCTCTTCCTTGCAGCTGCCGCCCTGCCCGTAGTGCTCCAGCAAAGCTGTGATGGCCTGCAGGGCTTCATGAGCCGACCTGCCTCTCTCCAAACCCAGCCTGCGGCAAACAGAGCAGCTTTGaagagggggctgtggggggagccatGGATCTGCACTCTTCCCCTCTCCAAGCACAAGCCCAGAGGATCGCCCCAGCACAaccggaggggaggggagcatcAGGCAGCTGCCACAGGACAAAACTGGACAGCTCAAAATATCAGATCACAGCCCAACGGAAGGGGTTGGTCTCAACACGTCTGGCTGACCAGGGGGCAGCGACACTCCATAGCACCTGTCTCCCACACCCGGCAACTCTCACCTGACCAAATCCATGCCCAGCAgggcctcctcctccccaacagGCTCCTTGGTCCACACCCCTTCGTTCCCAATGCAGACGCCATGCTCATTGGCTCCCATCTCGGCGCCCCACAGCCAAGCCGGGCGGCTCAGGATCACCGCGTGGGTCCTCTCTGCCTGCTCAACCTCTATGTATGTGCACTAGGAGGGCACGGGAGAGAAAGCACACACGACTGCGTTGTGGACCTTCAACAAAAGGGGCTCCCTCTCCTTAATACAGGGGCTCAGATCCCCATCTCTTCCGCCCAGaactggccccccccccccgccacataGTCTGCTCACCTTGAGCTTTGCCCCTCTGGCATAGGTTGCAGCAGGGAGATAGACAACTTCCTGGACTTCATCTCTAGGCCGGTCTGAATTTTTGCCGAAGATCACGGCCCGGGAGGCGGTGGCTGGAGGCAGAGCGACGAAGCAGTCACAGGAGGAGGGTGCAGGGCGGTTCTGCCCGGCCATCCTAGCTAGGAAGAAACAAGGTGAGTCAGGGTCACCCATTCTCAGCCATTTCTCAAGTGGGTCTCCCTGCCCAGCGCTCGAGCCAGCCATCGGCACCCTTCACGGTGGAGTCCCAGGGCATCCCCCTACCACATCCTCCCGGAATCAGTTCACCCACCCAGCTGCCTCGCACTGATTCTAAGGCCACCTGCTGAGGCCGGGGGTGCTGCCGTGATGCGCTGGCACAGGTTAGGTGAGCACctgggcacaggccagccatgctCAGGGCGGCTGGGGACTTCTCCTGCCAGGGTGATGTCATCTCCCAATTTTGCAGCTCTAGCTGGgtcaccccctccagccccgctGGCTCCACAACACCCGCCTGTAGGCACCCCCATCTGAGGAACTCGTGACCTTGGGCCCGTGGATCATGTGGTCAGAGGACCCCCCAAACCCAGCGGAGAGGCCTGGACGGGAGGGCAGCGTATTCCTCCACCGCTCTGGAAAGAAAATGCCAGCAGAGGATTAGAAGGAAGGATTAGAAGGATCAGGGTCCCTGCTGCAGACGTGAAGGGGGCACAAAACATCCCAGGGATAGAGCCGCAGGAGCTCAGCTCAATCGAGTGGTTCAGGCCTGGGGCTGTGGTTTGTCCCACGCGGAAGGCAGAGCTCAGCTGCCAAAGGGGATTTGATCCCCTGCATGGAGCTACCCTCGTCACAGCCCTTCTGGGAACGGCTCCCCGCCGCCCTTTGCCAGCAGGGGCTATCAGGCAGACTGGCTGAATCCAGGCTAGCCGGGACCAAAAAACAAAGGCTATTTTAACGGGGATTAAAGATATTTCGGATTAAACTGTCAGAGCAGAGATGCCCTAGGGGGACACCCCCCTCGACACTGACCCAAGCCCAGGGACAGCAGGGCCCACTGGCCATAGCATGCCAATGGATCAGCCCTATctccccctctgcagcccccctgcccacatTGCACGGCTCTGACCCCGCACCTCCCCCACACATTGCACGGGCCTGCggggtccccaccccaccctgcattGCACAGGCCTGGGGGGCTCCCTGCACTTCCCCCCCCCGGCTGCACTGCATGGGTCTGGGGGGGCTCCCcgcacttcccccccccccggctgtaTTGCACGGGCCTGGGGGGGCTCCCCGCACTGCCCCCCCCGGCTGCATTGCATGGGTCTGGGGGGGCTCCCCGCACTTCCGCTCCACCTGCTGTATTGCACGGGCCTGGGGGGCTCCCcgcactccccccccacccccagctgcattACACGGGCCTGGGAGGTCTCCCCGCACCTGCCACCCCACCCTGCGTTGCACGGGCCTGGGGATCTCGCCGCACTTCCCCCGCCTGCATTGCGCGGGCCTGCGGGCGCGTGTCCCCACCTGTCCACCCTGCCTCCGCTCCGCGCCCCCCGCCGCCGGGACCTTCAGCGGCTCGGAGCTGGCAGCGGCGGCGCCCTGTGGCCGGAGGCTGCTAAGGCAGGAGCCGGGCCCGGGCAGCAGGGAGGAGCAGCGCCGTTTCCTGCTCTCCCCGTGCGGGACTTGAACCAGGGACATAGCAGGAGTCACCCCGGGCTGGCCCGGCCCGGAGCTGGAGCTAAGCGCACCGCTAGGAGGCGCCCTTGCGCCCTGCTCGTCCTGGCCGGGATCAGCCCCTACCCCCGGCTCCAGAGGCTATGGACTGGCTGGGATTCGCCTAACTCACCCCCTAGGGAATGAATGGGGTCCCCTGGCTAACACCCCCATGGACCGAGAGGGGGTTCCCCTAGCTAATGCCTCTTCTAGGAATGAATGGGGGGGCCCCTAGCTAACACCCCCCCAAGGACCGAACGGCCCCTAGCTAATACCTCTTCTAGGAATGAATGGGGGGGCCCCTAGCTAACACCCCCCCAAGGACCGAACGGCCCCTAGCTAATACCCCCTTCTAGGAATGAATGGGGGGGCCCCTAGCTAACACCCCCCCAAGGACCAAACGGGGGTTCCCCTAGCTAATACCCCCTTCTAGGAATGAATGGGGGGGCCCCTAGCTAACACCCCCCCAAGGACCGAACGGCCCCTAGCTAATACCTCTTCTAGGAATGAATGGGGGGGCCCCTAGCTAACACCCCCCCAAGGACCGAACGGCCCCTAGCTAATACCCCCTTCTAGGAATGAATGGGGGGGCCCCTAGCTAACACCCCCCCAAGGACCAAACGGGGGTTCCCCTAGCTAATACCCCCTTCTAGGAATGAATGGGGCTCCATAGCTAACACCCTCTCCCCATGGGACAGGATAGGCTCTCGTCACGTGAATCCATTTGCCACTCAGCTCTCCTCCTTTTGCCTCTGCGAGGTCAGGGCAGTTGCTGGAGAGACCTGCTTTCCCCTACTCCCTTGtgccattttcttttcctgtctcaCCCCTTCCGCTCCCCTGCACACCTCTCCGGGATCTGTCGCACGCTTCATGAACACCCCAGATCAGTGCAAGCAAGTCACACCTGCTTCCTAGCTGGCTGACACCTGCTTTGTAACTTGCACCCTGGGTGAAATCCCTCCTGGGACCGCTTGGCGATCTGATGGGAACCGCGCCCCCCCTACGGCAGGCCTGAACTGGGCCCAGGGAAATGGGGGGAAAGTGGCCAGAGGATCACAAACAAAAGGGcgaggaggagagagacactcCCTGGTGAGTTGGAGTCACTCGCTCCCTGGCCGACTCCTTGCACCGGCTCTTGTTGCTTCATCCCAGGGTCCCCTGGTCGCGAACCGGTTCTGCCAGGCTCAGGTTCCCTCTGGCATCAATTCTGTGTCGTAGGCCAGAAACGCCAGCCAGGTTCCCTGCTTGCTGGCCCCCCTTGAGGTCAATGCAGCAGGCCTAGCCCCATGCATAGCCCAGCTGGGGGATTCCAGCATGGttctgccttggggaaggggtgtgtgtgggagtgtaTGGGGAAAGTGGGCGCAATCTCAGCTC
This is a stretch of genomic DNA from Chelonoidis abingdonii isolate Lonesome George chromosome 21, CheloAbing_2.0, whole genome shotgun sequence. It encodes these proteins:
- the SCRN2 gene encoding secernin-2 isoform X1 yields the protein MAGSSAGQGDPLEKWLRMGDPDSPCFFLARMAGQNRPAPSSCDCFVALPPATASRAVIFGKNSDRPRDEVQEVVYLPAATYARGAKLKCTYIEVEQAERTHAVILSRPAWLWGAEMGANEHGVCIGNEGVWTKEPVGEEEALLGMDLVRLGLERGRSAHEALQAITALLEHYGQGGSCKEEPTPFIYHNTFLLADRTEAWVLETAGRYWAAQRIREGTRNISNQLSIGTDITAEHMGLRRHAQSQGWWSGDGEFNFTKVFSLTHQPVRMEAAKARYCAGKELLQQHAGRISAETIMDILRDKASGICVDSEGFRTTGSMVSILPQDPALPCVHFFTATPDPSRSVFKPFIFVANVTPVLKVMSPSFGDKDPVQKVPRFQSRVDRRHELYQAHQAALDLMETSQEQGQKLQQTMQDLERQGLEAMKEVLAGGITLDPEELADLLFDCVDTEIKFYK
- the SCRN2 gene encoding secernin-2 isoform X2, translated to MAGQNRPAPSSCDCFVALPPATASRAVIFGKNSDRPRDEVQEVVYLPAATYARGAKLKCTYIEVEQAERTHAVILSRPAWLWGAEMGANEHGVCIGNEGVWTKEPVGEEEALLGMDLVRLGLERGRSAHEALQAITALLEHYGQGGSCKEEPTPFIYHNTFLLADRTEAWVLETAGRYWAAQRIREGTRNISNQLSIGTDITAEHMGLRRHAQSQGWWSGDGEFNFTKVFSLTHQPVRMEAAKARYCAGKELLQQHAGRISAETIMDILRDKASGICVDSEGFRTTGSMVSILPQDPALPCVHFFTATPDPSRSVFKPFIFVANVTPVLKVMSPSFGDKDPVQKVPRFQSRVDRRHELYQAHQAALDLMETSQEQGQKLQQTMQDLERQGLEAMKEVLAGGITLDPEELADLLFDCVDTEIKFYK